The genomic segment GGAGCTATGCCAATTTTCCTTCACTAGTTATCACGAGTTCATTCTGAATTGGAAATGTTGCATCTCCTCTTCAAGGGTGGTCCACTGACAGTCCCAGTTCCCTCCTGTAGATTACTCACACAGGACATGAATGGATCCTGGGCTTGGAATGATAGCTCCATGGGTTGACACAGGTGCCTGGCATGCAAGAGGTGCAGGCTTCATCCAAGTACCAcctaaccccctgagcaccaagtcaggAACAGCCCCGAGCACTGTTAGGTATGACCTTAAAGTCACTTAAGTAAACTGAACAACGGAACCTCTTTAACAAAACCAATCCTGTCTGCGGTACAGAGGGCAGTGGAGTGCAGCACAGACAGGGTCGGCACCTTGGCCTCTTCTCCCCACCCAAGCCTGCCTCACCAGGACACAGGGCCAGACACTGCAGAGAGCTAGGGGGGCATGCTGATCAAATTCAGCAATGCCCAGGAGACATGTGGGCATCTGAAAGGAAAGGCCCTGGGCTGTGGAGGAGGGTCAAGGTCCTCCTGCTTCTCTTGGATGTCCCCAGATCAAGACAACAAAGGCCAAGGCATGGGGCAAGAGAGTAAGAATTCCTGGGGCAGAGCTGCAGAGGTGGGGCTGGGTGCGGACAAACAGATAGGCAGGAGCAGTGGTGTACAGACATCCCTTCCAGATCTGGGCACTGGGAGGCACACACTGGACTCGCAGGACACACTGCTCAACAGAAGCTTCTGCCGCCCCCTACACCCCTTACCACCTGGCTGATGAGACTGCCCTTCAGCTATGCCCTTTCCTACCACCTGTGGAACCTCCTCACACCCTCCAACATGGATCCCTCTGGCAACCACTTCTCTGCCCTGATTTATTCGGACCCAGTAGGGAGCTGACAAGCAGGTGCTGCTCTGGGACAACCCCCAGAATGCAAAGAGAACCAGGTGCCAGGTGCTCAACACCAGGCCCTGCTTCGGGTAGATGGATGGAGGATCAGTGACCACTGAGGGGCACGGAAATCTTGGAAAAAGTGGGGACCCCAGCATCAGGCCTGGGAGAGCCACCAGGCCCTGCTTcgagtggatggatggaggatcAGTGACCACTGAGGGGCACGGAAATCTTGGAAAAAGTGGGGACCCCAACATCAGGCCTGGGAGAGCCACCTCCCAGCACTGCTCAACCAGCTGTGTCCTTTGCCTTGAACAATCAGTATAATCCTCCAGCTGTGTTGTTCTGCACCCACATCAACAGTAAAGTAAGGTTTTCACCTCCTCCTGACTCCTCGCTGTCCACCCAGCACCCACCCACCAGGAACTACAACACCCAAAGATACTCAGTTCAGAAGCTGGCCCGGAAACTGCAGCTCCTCCACTTAATACAGTGTGTGCAGACAAAGATCAAGGAAGCGGGGCTGTGGGGAAGCACCATGTCAGCACAGACAAGAATGAAGGGGACTAGGAAGGTCCAAGGGCCATGAGACAGGCACGGGCCTTCTGGGAGGACTTGGGATTCACAGTGGCTGCGGGCTCAGAGGGGCCATGAAGTAGGACCACTGAGTGAATCACCAACTTCAGTTACAGCTAGCTGTTTAAGATTTGGTGTtcgaggaccggagagatagcatagaggtaaagcatttgccttgcatatagaaggatggtggttcaaatcccggcatcccatatggtcccccaagcctgccaggagcaatttctgagtgtagagccaggagtaacccctaagtgctgccgggtgtgaggcccccccccccaaaaaaaaaaagatttggtgtTCATTTGAACCCTACAATGAATTCCAGGGTAAGAACAATCTTGCTCATCCAGCCCCAGACCTTCAGTCAGTGGCTGCTGAACTCATGGAGCCCAACTGTAGGGTGGGGCTCCGGGGCACCAATTCTACTGGAATCCTCCAGTTTGCTCCCTTTGCTCTAGATCCTGGAGAATTGGGACTCTGACTTGCTCTGTGCAAAATCACTCTTACTCGAGACACCTGGGCAGAAGCCACCTAATGAACTCTCCAGGACTGGCCGGCACAGGCCTAACAAGAGGTGTGGCCAGTCCCAGTCTGATCCCAAACTGTGCCCTCAAGCCACTCAGACTTTGGTACCTGAGGAACACATGGAAGATGCACCAGCCAGCTTGGATCAATTCTGCCAAGTCAGCAATGACTGACAGGCCCTGCGGCATCTGGGTCAGTTACCACCACCACCGTCTCCTAGGGACCTTATTGATGGCCACAGCCTGACCTTTCCAGACAACCCGGAACCTGGTAACACGTAAATACATCAACATACTAGAATGTGGCAGTGGCATGATGGAGACGCTTGCTTctgtcctctttttctttcttcccaatcTGGAGCCAGGTGAGATACAAAGTGATTAAAGGGATATTTAGGAGTTGAAAAGCAGGACAGTAAACACTGCTTCTTTCCGCATGTCAGAGTTTAGTATGTCCAGTAGGATGCGACCCTTATCTCTTCTTTAAGAGTCAAACTGCACAGCAGTGGCTCTCCAGATGCAGCCATCAGGGACACAGAGGtccctcaacactgccctgactGACACACAGGTGTCAGGGTGTGTCCCCACCTAGTGGAGCTGAGGTGTAGAAATGCCCCGTGAGACAGGGAAGGTGGCATGCGAGAAGAGGCACTGAGCAGTGGAGATGAAGAGAAGATAGGGCTTCAGATGCTGGATATATGTGGAGGGGAGAGAAATGAGGGAGGAGGTGGCCAAGATGGGAGCTGGAAAGAGCCTCATGGCACTGATGAAGGTTAAAGCATGCGAAGGGCACATGAAGTGGGTGGCACTGAGCTCTGCAGCCCCATCCAGGGGAGCACAGATCCGAGTCCCTCTTGGGGAAGGAGGCCCTGAGTTGGCAGGTGAAAGGCCTTTCTTGTGACTCAGGCAGCTCTTCCCCTTAGCCTATAACCAGATACTTTCAAAGGGCACAATGTCGCTCTCCCACGAACAAGACCACTGGTAATAATCTCTTAGGTGGATTATTTAAAATAAGCTACAGATAGTTTGCTTTACAAGTAAAACAAGTTTTAGTAAGCTGGTCAAATTTTTCTGGGGCAGGGGCCACACTAGATAATGCTGAGGggctattttcagcatattactTGGGGGAGCAGTGCAGTCCTGGTGACCATACCAGGGGCCCCATATGCAGAGCCTGAGCTCTTGTTTTCAGGGCCCCGTCCCTGGCCATGATCAGTGAGAGGCAAGCAATGGGATTGTTACTTAGAGAAACCCTCTGTGGCAACTTCTGAAGAACAAAGGATCTTTTGAAGAGTAAACAAGAATTCCCGACTCACTGACTCTGGGAGATGCACCTCTCACCATCAGGTTCTGTATCAAGCAAACCACATATATGTCGAAGCAACACATAAAAACTTCATCTCGGGGGCCATAGTGatatgatagcacagaggggagggcatttgctctgcatgtgactatcctgggttcaatccgacatgggcccctgaacctgccagaagtaattactgagtcAGAAGTAATTACAGAGTCAGGGGGAACCTGAGCGGCACTGGGTATAATACAAACCCCgtccccaatttttttctcctctctagcCTAGAGATATGGTCCAGGGGttggaggtgcttgccttgcgagCCTGGTTTGAACCTGTGACATCATGTTCAAATGCAGAGGTAACAAATCCCTTAAGGTCCTCACAGTTTCAAAACATCGTGCATTCAGCAAATTACATGCTAATGCCCCACAATTTAATCCTCTCTTTTCTTGCCAGATTAAGGTCTAATCAAACCCTTTCATCACACTCCAAACTCACAAATACCTCTTCCAGCTGAACTGAAGAGACTGGGTTATCTTCATAAGTAGGAAACTGGCAACCTGCTTTGCAGCTACAAAAATGATCCACTTCCTCCTCGCACTGTGCCATGATGTGACAGTTGGCTTCTGCGCGTTCTGGGTTCATCTCCAGAGATCCATTCAGGCTGCATTCCAAACACGGGTTCTGCTTCCCCATCGACAGGATCCCCCCCACCGCAGACTCCTCCTGGGAATCCAAAGATGTCTGAGCACTCTTTTCCATTCCAGATTTTTTTAACCTGGGGAGAAACTTGCCGGACTCGAGCTCCGTCTTTCCATAATAATGGCCTTCCTTCTCTGCGTCTTCTTCCAGTGGTTTGAGATCTGCCTGGGGGTCTTCAAAGGTATCCACTTGAGATGGCATGGGAATATTGGCTTCCTCTTTCTCAGATTCAAATTCCGACTCACTGCCCCCTCCTGGGGACAGTTCGGATGCAGAGATGGGGCGGAAGTGAGTCCTCGGAGAGATTCTAATAGCCCTGTACTGCGTTCGGTCCACACCACATATCCTGGGATGGGACACTCGGCTGTCGGAATCCGAGCAAAGGATAGATTTAGGTTTGAAACTCGGGCTGAAAGAGGCAACTCCTTCGGGCTCAAACGAGCACTCCACGTGAAGGACTTGTGAGAATGGGTCGCTGAAGtcgaaggaagagaaggaatatTCAAGTCCAGGATCTTCGACTTGGAAGTGACTGCAGGCTCCTAGGAGGTCTTCatggaagataaaagaaaatcccTTATTTAATCCGTTTCCCCCTCCGCTCTTCGGCTGCTCAGTCGGCTCCACTGACATGAAGGGTTTCCACAACTGCCTTTGTCCAGGAGCGAAATTGTTCCCGGGGGTCATGAAGACGTCGGTCCCTGCTATTGTCACCACATCGGAAGCGGCACACTGCAACAAGCTGCCTCTCGAATGACTGGGTGGGACAAGGGCCCactccccatcactattgaaagGCTTGAACTCACCATATACCCCTCCGAGAAtgaatgcattttctttctcacGTGCCACATCCCAGGGCTTTGAGGGGGTGGTATAATCACCACCATCCACCTGGCACAGCTCACTGGGCACGAAGGCTCTTTTCTCAGGGTTGCCTGGCTGGCCCTCCCACAGGTGGTACTCTGACCTCTGTACGGCCTTGCGTGGCTCCTGGAGGGTCTCCATCTTTGTGTCAGCCTCCAGGCAGCAGCAGTAGCTGCTGATGTCTGCAGTAAACAGCTCATCCCCGGCTCCGTCCCCGTCAACCCTGGCTCCAGAGTTTGCACCGCTCATCTTTGTCCAGATGTCCTTGATCACCCCTGAGCCGTAGCCATCTCTGCCTGGGACGCTTTCAGGACATAACGCTGCCATTTCAAAGGTCTTGTTTTCCATCTTTTGTTCTAGCTGAATACCACAGACAGATTCTAGTTTCGATCGGTTTTTGAAAACAAAGGTTGGAACTTCTCCTAATGTTCTACTATTTTGCTGGCATGTTTCGTCCTGCAAAAAATCTAGAAGTTCTTCATCTACATAATTTGAGGAAACTCTAGGAACTACATAATTAATATCTTCTGCATTGAACTGTGTGGCTTCTTCAAACTGAATGTTCAATGTCTCATTGTCTGAACGTGTCTCTTCTGAGTGGGACCAAGGACTACAAGTTCTTGTTGAGAGATTAGAACAGTGTTCGTTTTCTTCAAAGGCACTATTTTTGGTCCATATTAGCAACCTAGACTGTGTTTTTCCAAGCACATTAGCACTAGAATCCGTATTTTCATCCTCCAAGTTGAGTGTTTCAAAAGAAAAAGGTATAACAGAATTACTGCATTGCACTTCAAACACTGAAAAACAAGAGTTTATACCAGATCCTTCATTAATATCTGTAAAGAGCTCTTGGTTTCCGGTGAGCACATGCGGACTGAGCACAGTGCTGTCAAAGCCGGGGGAGAGTCCCACGGGGGAGTCACCTCCAAAGCTCTCCCCATCTGCATCCGCGTCACCGGAGCTGGACGAACAGCACTCCCAGAACTGTGCGAGGCTGCCGAGGTCTTGCAGGAGTAAACCCTCGGCACCCACAGAACCGGGACAATCCGTCCATATTGCACGTTCCCCTTGCAACTCCCTTCCATCGAACACTATGCAACATTCTGCCTCAAAATTTGTCTTCTCCTTGCTCTTCTGTCGAATCATATTCAAGATCCGACTTTCTCCTTGCATTGTTTTTGAGGCACCAGGATCCAACATGGATTGGTCAATGTCCACTTCGTAGAAGTGCGTGAATTCTGCTAGATGAATATCATCCAGATAGTCCTTGTCCTCTGACAGAGAACAGAATGAGGTCCCAGTGAGGTCAACGTCCTCATTTATAACCGCAGGCATTTCGACAAAATGACCATCAATGAAAGTCCCTGCTGCGAGGTATGTTTTATGAAGATTATTGTTGCTGATACAAAGACCATGTGTTGCTTCCGACAATTCCTCGACTGTCTCCGATGTCAGCTCACTCGTTTCCGGTCTGTTCCGGTATGTGGTCTCTAGTTTGCTTTTCCTGCTCAAAGGAACAAAATACTCAGCAATGGGTTCAGTATACCACAGTGGCTCCTCTTTATACTCTCTGTCATTCCTACTCTCCACGGGCAGATCTCGGCCCTCGGGGCCCACAGCATCCTTTCTCCCAATTTCCTTCAATGGTCTCTTGCCCCTTTTGCACAGCTGTTTGATGGAACTGCCACCGCCgccactgctgctgctactgTTACCACCACCGCTGCCCCCAGCAGGAGTGTGAAGGCTTCGGTCCCCCCTCTCACCATTCTTCAGGGAGAGCCGGCCTTGTGCATTCCGCCCTTTCTTGTTCCGGATTTCCCGGGTCTTGTGTCTCACTTTCACACACTTCATGGCTGCTTTGAATTCCCCCTGGTTCCCGCTTGAACTGGAGCCTGCCTCACTGGAGCCGGAAGACCATGACCGAGGGCGAAGCTTCCCCTCTGCCTTGTGCCGGACTTGCTTTCTGTACAAGGCGGCCTTTTCCTCAACGCTGCCGTTCATAAATTTGTTCTCTTGCTCGTGTGTGGCAGTGGGTCCCTCCCAGCCTCTCTCCTTGATGGCTTCCCCTTCACTGTTGCAGTCCTTGGGAGAGGATGTCTCTGTGCTGGCTGGTGGCGCTGTGGATGATGACGAAGAACTCGAGTAAGAACAGACTTTGGACTTGTTCCACACAGTCATGATTTCCTGCAGGCAAACTGGCTTCTCTGAAAGTGGTGGAAATGCTTCATAGTACCTGAAAAAGAGTTGAGAGGCCAAATGTCAGTGTTCTTGTGCGCAAGATACAGGAGAGCTGCATAAGCAAGTAGTGAAAGCAGCATTTCATTGTCACAGTCAACATTCACACTGACCGAGACTTGCACagcttttagaaaataaagtaaaataagctTTACATTGAGTCTTCTGCACCAAACATTGAGGTACATAAAATGTTATGAAAATAGCAGCTTTTACCTCAAAGTCTGATTTTTAATTAAGAAGTCAAAagtgtggggctagagagatagcatggaggtaaggcgtttgcctttcatgcaaaaggtcattggtttgaatcccggcatcccatatggaccccccgagcctgccaagagtgatttctgagcgtagagccaggagtaacccctgagcactgccaggtgagaccccccccccaaaaaaaaaaagaagtgtgggccggagagatagcttggaagtagggcatttgccttgcatgcagaaggatggtggttcgaatcccggcatcctatatgctccccagagcctgccaggagcaatccctgagcgctgctgggtgtgacccaaaaacaaaaacaaaaaagaagtgctcgcttcggcagcacatatactaaaattggaacgatacagagaagattagcatggcccctgcgcaaggatgacacgcaaattcgtgaagcgttccatattaaaaaaaaaaaaaaaaagaagtcaaaagtgaCTAAATTCAGTGAAAAGAATATAATCTTCTGTTAAGAAATGTctgggtattatttttattttaggtttttgggccacacccagctctgctcagtgctgactcctggctgtacacAGCGAACATTCCTGGCAAGATGGGTACcgcataggatgctgggaattgagccgaGCCAGCTGAgtgaaggcatttgtcttacctgTTCTGCCATCGAAAGACAGCCCCAAGAAATGTGTAAATTTTAATCTCACCTCAGCTATGACTCTAAGCTACTATTATTTAATAAACAGGTCCATTACTCAAGTGAAAAAGTAACTgaaagagccagagtgataagacagtgggaagggcacttgcctggtatgcagccaacctgggttcaattcccaacaccacatatggtcccgagccccGCCAGTACTGaaccttgagtgtagagccaggagtaagctctgagcaactttgagtgtggcccataaaaaacaaaaatgtgtgagAGAAggaggcctgagtggtggcacaagcagtaaggcatctatcttgcccacactagcctaggatgaactgccgtttgatcccccggcgtcccatatggttccccaagccaggagcgatttctgagcgcatagccagagttacccctgagcgtcactgagtgtagcccaaaccccccccccaaaaaaaaaaaaagagtaggctCTGAAGCTCCACACTAAGCTCCCTGGCAACAGCTGCTTCCAGCTGTGTGACACCAGACATATTTCCTAACTTCTCTGAATCTTTATTTCCTGAGCTTACAAATGGACACTGTCACTTCACTGAGTTGTGAGGATCAATGAGGTCTGGTATACAATGAATCAGACACCTTATATGACTGTGGTTGTAACCATGACATGCTCTTACAGGACTAGAGCAACGTTCAACAGTGGAGATGGCAGAAACCGCCAAGCCAGTCAAGTGCCCAAGAGAAAATAAGCCCGAGCAGTTCTAGAAATGTAACCAGTGCTGTTCAATGGTGTCTGCAATGGGTGCTTCATGTGTGCCAAATGAGAAGACATGTGATCTACCAGGGCTGTGGAGTCAGTAGATAAATGCTCCTGCTCCAACTcctcagggttgtttttttttttttttttttttttttttgtaattctgactcttACTCCAACTCCAGATATCCAAAATTTCCTTCGACTCCAACTCCTCGACTCCGACTCTGCAGCCCTGTGATCCACGATGCATCATGGACTAGAAGTCTGATCCTAGAGGAACCCAGGGCTAGGAAAACCAGGGGGCACCAAGAGAGTTTGAGAACAAGAGCCAAGGATTGATTTGCTAGGAAAAAAGGTAACTGTTAAAGACTCCAGAGCAGGACAGAGCCAAGAAAGGGCCGGGACAGGGTGGCTACTATGAAAATATATGCTAGAGGTGCCTATCAGGGTCACGCAGAAAGTAAGAAGGTCAAACAGGAggcaacaaaaagtaaaaaaaataaattaaaaaaaaacaaaaacaaaacaaaaacaaaaaacaaaacaaaacaaaaaaaacacaggagGCAACATTACCCTACCTGACTCCAGATCAGTACAGCCAAAAGTATCCAAGAGAAATGCGTTGTGATTAATGCAATTTGtattacataattttaatgtTCTAGGGTCACTTTAAAAACCAAGTAAAAACAGGTAAAGTTAATTGTAAGCATACATTTTCCTTAGCCTAATACTGTATATTCGTAATCTTAGCACTAAGGTGGTTACGGTGGTTAACCATTATAGGTCAAACTATCAGGAATAGTTCTGTAAACTGAAGTgtctaaaatttctttttgtaaatGTCTGTCAGAGAATGTCTGTCAAGAGAGGCAGGCTAGTGGATGAGAGGGAACTGGGGACTCTGTTAGAAGGAACTGGACACTGGTAGAGGGTTTGGTATGTGGTGTGAGAATACTGTATATCTGTAACCCAAACATGAATAGCTCTGTAATTcatggtgtctaaaataaaattcaataagtggtggcgcaagtggtagggcatctgctttgcaagcgctaacctaggacagaccctggttagatcccctggtgtcccatatgagccccaaaataggagtgatttctgagcgcatagccaggagtaacccctgagtgttactgggtgtgacctcccaaaaaagaataaaaaaaaatagctaatattaaaatattttttcatttttgggagggccatgtctagcaatgttcagggtttattcctcaggaaatcacttctggcagagctccagggaccatatgggatgccagggatagaacccaggtcagccaaatgcaaagcaagcactctccccactgtactatctctccagctccaatattAAActctcttttttggtggggggaaagggcggatctggcaatgctcagaggttactccgattctgcactcaggaatcactcctggcaggctcggaggaacatatgggattatGTGGATCGAATCCGAGTCAGCCACATTCAGGCAAACACTTACCTGCTGTCTGGTCCCAtactaaaatatcttttttttgtgggggagggtcacgcctggcagtgctcaggggttactcctggctctacgctcagaaatcactcttggcaggcatggggtatgccaggattcgaaccacctctgttctggattggcttcatgcaaggcaaacaccctactgctttgctatctctccggtccttaattttttttttccttagtttttgggtcacacctggcagcactcaggttactcctggctctatgctcagaaatcgctcctggctgggtcagggggccatatggattgctgggattcgaaccaccaaccttctgcatgcaaggcaaacgccttgctgtTGTTCtgtatctctggccccaccttaaAATATCTTAATACATTTGACATGAAGTCTCTGAAATCTGGCTAGAAGCTTACACTTAGAGCACAATGAACGTGGccatctttttttcttgtcttgggccacacctgatacaTGGGAAACAAGGTCCAGTAAAATTCTTTTCAGCTTTAGCAAGGGCTGCCGAGTTTCAAAAACAGCCAGTAGCACATGGTACTGTGAACCAACatgtcattttgtcattcacttcacaAGTGCTGATTCAGTATGTACAAGGATAAAAATCATctacttgggaccagagagacagcatggaggtagcgcatttgcctcgtaatgcagaaggtcggtggttcgaatctcggcgtcccatatggtcccctgagcctgccaggagcgatttctgagcgtagagccaggagaaactcctgcgcactgacaggtatggcccaaaaacaaaaacatctactCACCTTTGAAACCTCATGACCAGCACATATAAATACTCAAGAAATGATTCCTACcttacaaaatatgaaataaatagaaaacgaCCAAAGATTGGGAACCAACAATTATCAgtctgtgtgtggttttttttgtttgtttgtttgtttgttttggtttttgggcctcacccggcgatgctcaggggttactcctagctatctgctcagaaatagctcctggcaggcacgggggaccatatgggacaccgggattcgaaacaaccacctttggtcctggattggctgcttgcaaggcaaataccgctgtgctatctctccgggccctatcagtCTGGTTTTAATAAGtgcacattttatgactgaaaaccatcATACATACATTTCCACTTGATCCTTTGCAGTTGGGGATAATTCTGCCTCTGGAGAGGGAGACCCCTCTAACTTCTTGTGAATCTTCTCTTCTGTTACAAAACAAATGCAGAAAGATTTGTTGTCTCGTATATGGTTGAAAAAATGCTTACGTTTTTTCAAAATCTTacaagcaaactttttttttttttttttttttttggtttttgggccatacccggcagtgctcaggggtttctcctgactctacgctcagaaatcgcccccaacaggctctggggaccatatgggatgctgggattcaaaccaccgtccttctgcatgcaaggcaaacaccatacctccatgctatctctccggccccttacaaGCAAACCTTTATCAGAATGTTTATAGACTTTTCTGGCTTCAAGAGCATCTCCCAACACTTTGATCTAATACTGTGTTTACAATGCACTGACATTTATGATCTTGATATACACTGTTCTCTCACCTCAACACCAGAGTGACAAACCCACCTGACCCCTCCTCCTTTTGGTGTGTTATgtgtaaagagagaaaaaacttttttttccccaacacaTCTGCTGGTGCTTGGAGCTTGCTACCGGttttgcagtcagaaatcactcctggtaggatcacAGGGGTTTCAGGATTAAAtccagattagccacatgcaggcaaataccctacccactgggaCAGGtccaatgaaaaataatttttattggaaaaGACTTACTTAatgagctggggagatagtatagtggggaaggtATTACACGAAGCtcacctgggttgaatccccagtacctcatgtGGTCTCCCCAGCACAccattcctgagtgtagaaccaggaataagccctaagaatTATAGggcatgatccaaaaacaaacaaacaaaagaaatttacttaCAAAGATGTGAGGGACAGAAAGAGAAGTACTTGTGAGAGAATCTGAACTCAGAATAGCAAGCCCATTCTCCACCCCCACCATGCAAGCCTCGAAACAAAACTCTCCTGGGTGTGTTGAGGATCTATCTGGCTACAGTGTTAGCATTCGTGCAGGGCACATAGATGAGAGGGCACAACTCGGCAATGCTTCAGCGCTCCaccataagaaaaagagaaactgtcTGGATTCCAAAAACATTTTCTCACAAGATTCTGCCCTCATGGTCTTCATCTTGACTGGAATGATCTGTACTTCTTCCTTAAAAGATCTCTGTTCCATGGGGCCATagctgtggcacagcagtagggt from the Suncus etruscus isolate mSunEtr1 chromosome 10, mSunEtr1.pri.cur, whole genome shotgun sequence genome contains:
- the KIAA0232 gene encoding LOW QUALITY PROTEIN: uncharacterized protein KIAA0232 homolog (The sequence of the model RefSeq protein was modified relative to this genomic sequence to represent the inferred CDS: inserted 1 base in 1 codon), whose translation is MHGVSPYFPPPPPPPVVLVLLLPHLHRANGVTDYRPLPRLVVVVVVVVVVVVAVVVAVVVAVVVAVVVVETMETSPGPLLPGLVVLWCMWSRRFKSSSIRIKFTAAQEPTPNSGQRSLNLKAWCRRRQITGLRMQDGFTGFQWGNCLGKEKETGKEGPSTTSQQAGSENILAANSQFHIVFPVTCLQPKPSAAMSLVTVKINAGPRCPAALHVAGVKSSLIPTGQQLPKHAPLTQDVSHLTPHTFPAVALDDPPSGSPSSSSPGPASVXEMSLLHALGPVQTWLGQELEKCGIDAMIYTRYILSLLLHDSYDYDLQEQENDIFLGWEKGAYKKWGKSKKKCSDLTLEEMKKQAAVQCLRSASDESSGIETLVEELCSRLKDLQSKQEEKIHKKLEGSPSPEAELSPTAKDQVEMYYEAFPPLSEKPVCLQEIMTVWNKSKVCSYSSSSSSSTAPPASTETSSPKDCNSEGEAIKERGWEGPTATHEQENKFMNGSVEEKAALYRKQVRHKAEGKLRPRSWSSGSSEAGSSSSGNQGEFKAAMKCVKVRHKTREIRNKKGRNAQGRLSLKNGERGDRSLHTPAGGSGGGNSSSSSGGGGSSIKQLCKRGKRPLKEIGRKDAVGPEGRDLPVESRNDREYKEEPLWYTEPIAEYFVPLSRKSKLETTYRNRPETSELTSETVEELSEATHGLCISNNNLHKTYLAAGTFIDGHFVEMPAVINEDVDLTGTSFCSLSEDKDYLDDIHLAEFTHFYEVDIDQSMLDPGASKTMQGESRILNMIRQKSKEKTNFEAECCIVFDGRELQGERAIWTDCPGSVGAEGLLLQDLGSLAQFWECCSSSSGDADADGESFGGDSPVGLSPGFDSTVLSPHVLTGNQELFTDINEGSGINSCFSVFEVQCSNSVIPFSFETLNLEDENTDSSANVLGKTQSRLLIWTKNSAFEENEHCSNLSTRTCSPWSHSEETRSDNETLNIQFEEATQFNAEDINYVVPRVSSNYVDEELLDFLQDETCQQNSRTLGEVPTFVFKNRSKLESVCGIQLEQKMENKTFEMAALCPESVPGRDGYGSGVIKDIWTKMSGANSGARVDGDGAGDELFTADISSYCCCLEADTKMETLQEPRKAVQRSEYHLWEGQPGNPEKRAFVPSELCQVDGGDYTTPSKPWDVAREKENAFILGGVYGEFKPFNSDGEWALVPPSHSRGSLLQCAASDVVTIAGTDVFMTPGNNFAPGQRQLWKPFMSVEPTEQPKSGGGNGLNKGFSFIFHEDLLGACSHFQVEDPGLEYSFSSFDFSDPFSQVLHVECSFEPEGVASFSPSFKPKSILCSDSDSRVSHPRICGVDRTQYRAIRISPRTHFRPISASELSPGGGSESEFESEKEEANIPMPSQVDTFEDPQADLKPLEEDAEKEGHYYGKTELESGKFLPRLKKSGMEKSAQTSLDSQEESAVGGILSMGKQNPCLECSLNGSLEMNPERAEANCHIMAQCEEEVDHFCSCKAGCQFPTYEDNPVSSVQLEEFPVLNPEVRGSSRSQEKQTWWEKALYSPLYPTSECEECYTNAKGENGIEEFPDAKEMPRNEERLLDFNRVSSVSEARCARDTSPGATTNGFGRRRCSSASSSSEDVTSDGGAQWGGQLFSRTHL